The Terrirubrum flagellatum nucleotide sequence ATTTTATAGCCGGCAAATTAAGGGGGAGATCGAATGAGTTGCCGCCGCAGGGTGATCGCGTCCGCATTTGCGCTCGCGCTGATGTCAGGGCCGGCGCTTGCCGATGCGTCCAATCTCTATCCCGGCGTCACCATCGACCAGATGCTGCATGTGGCGCCGGTCCACTGGGTGTCGGTCGATCAGATCGAAGCGAGCCTCGAGGGAAAGCCGCCCATGGTCGTCGGCTTTGACGTCGATGACACCGTGCTCTTTTCAAGTCCGTGCTTCTATTATGGCCAGCGCAAATATTCGCCGGGCAGCGAGGCCTATCTCAAGAACATCGAGTTCTGGAAAGAGATCAATGCGGGCTGCGACAAATATTCGATTCCCAAGGAAGTCGCGCGCAAGCTGATCGACATGCATCAGAAGCGTGGCGATGACATCTATTTCATCACTGGCCGCACCTACACCGACGGCGAGAAGCTGAGCGAAATCATCGAGCAGACTTTCGCGATCAAAAGCATGCACAAGGTCGTCTTCACCGCAGGCAGCGAGGAAAAGACCTCCTTCATGCGCCAGCATGCGATCAAGATCTATTATGGCGACGCGGATGGCGACATGCGGCAGGCGAAGGAGGTCGGCGCCAGGCCGATCCGCGTCCTGCGCGCCTCGAATTCGACCTACAAGCCGATGCCGAAGAACGGCTCCTTCGGCGAGGAAGTGATCATCGATTCGGCGCAGTAGCCGCGGCGATCTCGTGATGCCGGATCACCTCCTTCACGATGAAAGAGAGAAATTTTTCCGCGAAGTCGGGGTCGAGTCGCGCGTCCTCCGCCAGCGCGCGCAACCGATCCACCTGCTCCTTCTCCCTGGCGAGGTCGGCTGGCGGCAGGGAATGAGCGGCTTTCAGCGAGCCCACCTGTTTTGTGATCTTGAAACGCTCGGACAACAGATAAACCAGCGCCGCATCGATGTTATCGATGCTTGAGCGCAGGCGCGCCAACTCGGCTGGAACGGCTTTCGGCATGGAGGCTTTTCCATTGCGGCTTTCACAAAGCGACAATCATACGAATGCGACGCGCGCAATCACTTCAGCTTGCGAATCGCCGCGATCTTCAGAATGCGGCGCGCATTGACGCCGGAAATCATACCCGCGAGTGATCGATCGCTTCGATGGCTAC carries:
- the aphA gene encoding acid phosphatase AphA, whose translation is MSCRRRVIASAFALALMSGPALADASNLYPGVTIDQMLHVAPVHWVSVDQIEASLEGKPPMVVGFDVDDTVLFSSPCFYYGQRKYSPGSEAYLKNIEFWKEINAGCDKYSIPKEVARKLIDMHQKRGDDIYFITGRTYTDGEKLSEIIEQTFAIKSMHKVVFTAGSEEKTSFMRQHAIKIYYGDADGDMRQAKEVGARPIRVLRASNSTYKPMPKNGSFGEEVIIDSAQ
- a CDS encoding chorismate mutase, with the translated sequence MPKAVPAELARLRSSIDNIDAALVYLLSERFKITKQVGSLKAAHSLPPADLAREKEQVDRLRALAEDARLDPDFAEKFLSFIVKEVIRHHEIAAATAPNR